A section of the Opitutaceae bacterium genome encodes:
- a CDS encoding DUF3570 domain-containing protein, whose product MQQPSFPRSLALPLARALFAAFLVNLLSRNSRAENSIYCKFQDYRESDGRIAVKVYGAAVEAHVGSSTTLKASGVLDAISGATPDGRPPPAPGEPVPFSHLEEERRAWTFELGHQFQRVNLMAGVAQSRESDYHSIGGSLNALLDFNQKNTALLLGLAATDDDVKSPLQVPWEKKRSLDAILGLTRLLNPLTSFTVNLSYGKASGYLSDPYKLIQKDTEIIPGFFLPLTFAENRPRSRTKWVLLGGFNRAFPRLHAALDASVRIHADDYGTDSQLLQVEWFQNLGEHVVLRPYIRLFQQDAADFYHVSLDDTPITPLRRPAGNAPHYSADYRLSALQTATYGLKLVWMPSESIHLDAAFERYEMSGRDRVTSPSAYPAASVTTVGVRFNF is encoded by the coding sequence ATGCAGCAGCCGTCATTTCCCCGCAGCCTCGCACTGCCGCTGGCCCGCGCCCTGTTCGCTGCGTTCCTCGTCAATCTTCTGTCGCGAAACTCCCGGGCTGAGAATTCGATTTACTGCAAGTTCCAGGACTATCGCGAGTCGGACGGGCGAATTGCCGTGAAAGTGTACGGCGCTGCAGTGGAGGCGCACGTGGGGTCCTCGACCACTTTGAAGGCTTCCGGCGTGCTCGATGCGATCTCCGGCGCCACACCCGATGGGCGGCCGCCCCCGGCCCCGGGCGAACCGGTGCCGTTTTCACATCTCGAGGAGGAGCGCCGTGCGTGGACGTTCGAACTCGGCCATCAATTCCAGCGCGTCAATCTCATGGCCGGCGTCGCGCAGAGCCGGGAGAGCGACTACCATTCGATCGGAGGTTCGTTGAATGCACTTCTCGATTTCAACCAGAAAAACACGGCGTTGCTGCTGGGTCTGGCTGCCACTGATGACGACGTGAAGTCGCCCTTGCAGGTGCCTTGGGAAAAGAAGCGCTCACTCGATGCGATCCTCGGTTTAACCCGGCTGCTCAACCCACTGACTTCGTTTACCGTCAATCTCAGTTACGGGAAGGCGTCCGGCTACCTGAGCGATCCGTACAAGCTCATCCAAAAAGACACGGAAATCATTCCAGGCTTCTTCCTTCCGCTGACTTTCGCGGAGAACCGCCCCCGTTCGCGGACCAAGTGGGTGCTGCTGGGCGGATTCAACCGCGCCTTCCCCAGGCTGCATGCGGCGCTGGACGCCAGCGTTCGAATCCATGCGGACGATTACGGGACAGATTCGCAATTGCTGCAGGTCGAATGGTTTCAGAACCTGGGCGAGCATGTCGTCCTGCGCCCCTATATCCGTCTTTTCCAGCAGGATGCGGCTGATTTCTACCATGTCTCGCTCGATGACACCCCAATCACTCCCCTGCGCAGGCCTGCGGGAAACGCACCCCACTACTCAGCCGACTATCGACTCTCGGCGTTGCAGACGGCGACCTATGGCCTCAAGCTTGTGTGGATGCCAAGCGAATCGATCCATCTGGATGCCGCATTCGAACGCTACGAAATGAGCGGCCGCGACCGGGTAACCTCGCCGTCCGCCTATCCGGCAGCATCCGTCACGACCGTGGGAGTGCGGTTCAACTTCTGA
- a CDS encoding rhomboid family intramembrane serine protease, which translates to MPESAPRHISPGTYSVDFGSFFSLRGQELIGRGELEIFPMEPILELRGRRNGLFPRAMRRVFASSDIRNLRGNGCILEFDTGGAPGSPSGRSIRFTCATPGDAGMIRRSLPAETDAAFHEISAFHARLDSLDRAGRSSPGVTTILIALNALAFVVMGFLGAGWIETASMQPYIDFAANNGAATTQGEWWRLVTAMFVHYGIVHLALNMWALLDAGRVVERLLGRLPFAFGYMASGILSSFASLLWNQDRTWSAGASGAVFGVYGMLLGFLLKEKASTPSLILRPILKSVLIFAGYNLVYGLIHPRIDNAAHIGGFVSGFGLGWILALPPDPAVRALRQRGRLLLAAGATASLSAIAVAVAPRYDYIFRDRVALERTYGAAAHKREMAIRAEQNILFAKMKNGRLSPEVADWITGTVVPFYKESARKLESLQLTPGYRTDDDRKAMLYVAHSKIEHYQRLASDIRIMDPMALIRFEAAENAVAKAAAENRGK; encoded by the coding sequence ATGCCAGAATCCGCGCCACGACACATTTCTCCCGGCACCTACTCGGTCGACTTCGGGAGCTTCTTCAGCCTCCGCGGGCAGGAGCTGATCGGGCGCGGTGAGCTGGAGATTTTTCCGATGGAGCCCATTCTTGAGCTTCGGGGCAGGCGGAACGGACTGTTTCCGCGCGCCATGCGCCGGGTGTTCGCCTCGTCCGACATCAGGAATCTGCGGGGAAACGGCTGTATCCTGGAATTTGATACAGGTGGCGCTCCGGGTTCGCCCTCCGGTCGCAGCATTCGATTCACATGCGCGACGCCCGGGGACGCCGGCATGATCCGGCGGTCACTTCCCGCGGAGACGGACGCGGCGTTTCACGAGATCTCTGCGTTCCACGCGAGACTGGATTCGCTCGATCGCGCCGGGCGGTCGAGCCCGGGGGTCACCACGATTCTGATCGCGCTGAACGCGCTCGCCTTTGTTGTCATGGGGTTCCTGGGCGCGGGCTGGATCGAGACCGCCAGCATGCAGCCCTACATTGACTTTGCGGCCAACAATGGCGCGGCCACGACGCAGGGGGAATGGTGGCGGCTCGTCACGGCGATGTTTGTCCACTATGGCATTGTTCACCTCGCACTGAACATGTGGGCGCTGCTCGACGCGGGACGAGTGGTCGAGCGCCTCCTCGGGCGGCTTCCGTTCGCGTTTGGGTACATGGCGAGCGGCATCCTCTCCAGCTTTGCCTCGCTTCTCTGGAATCAGGATCGAACCTGGAGCGCGGGCGCCTCGGGCGCAGTGTTCGGCGTCTATGGCATGCTCCTCGGATTCCTGCTCAAGGAAAAGGCGTCCACGCCCTCGCTGATTTTGCGGCCGATCCTGAAAAGCGTGCTCATTTTCGCCGGCTACAATCTGGTCTATGGCCTGATCCACCCGCGCATTGACAACGCCGCCCACATCGGCGGCTTTGTCTCGGGTTTCGGCCTGGGCTGGATCCTCGCGCTCCCGCCGGACCCCGCGGTGCGTGCGCTGCGACAGCGCGGCCGTCTGCTGCTTGCCGCAGGCGCGACAGCTTCGCTCAGCGCCATCGCAGTCGCGGTCGCTCCACGCTACGATTACATCTTCCGCGATCGTGTCGCACTTGAGCGGACGTACGGCGCCGCTGCCCACAAGAGGGAAATGGCCATACGCGCCGAACAGAACATTCTCTTTGCGAAGATGAAGAACGGAAGACTCTCACCCGAGGTCGCCGACTGGATCACCGGGACCGTCGTGCCGTTCTACAAGGAGAGCGCTCGAAAACTGGAGTCGCTCCAGCTCACTCCCGGGTATCGCACCGACGACGATCGAAAGGCGATGCTCTACGTGGCACACTCCAAGATTGAACACTACCAGCGCCTGGCGTCGGACATCCGCATCATGGATCCCATGGCGCTCATCCGATTCGAGGCTGCGGAAAATGCGGTGGCGAAGGCGGCGGCGGAGAACCGCGGCAAGTAG
- the gyrA gene encoding DNA gyrase subunit A translates to MYASNEKLFTANITDIMQTAYIDYSMSVIVARALPDARDGLKPVQRRILYAMLRLGLLHNRSFNKCAKVVGEVLGNYHPHGDASVYDTLVRLAQTWVVRYPLIDPQGNFGSVDGDMPAAYRYTESRLAAIAEELLRDIDEETVDFVPNYNEETTEPTVLPAALPNLLLNGSTGIAVGMATNIPPHNINEIIDATCAIIDRPSVTLDELVQIVRGPDFPTGGVIAGREGIDSYLRTGRGIVRIRGKAHTEELKGGMEQIVVTEIPYNVNRSNLVSRIAELVGDKQIEGIRDLRDESDENTRIVIELKRGEQSRVVINQLFQKTALESSFGVNLLALDHKRPKQMNIRELIDCYLEHRREVITRRTRFRLREAEDRAHILEGYKIALDNLDDFVRIIRSSSSRDDAREKLMAKYPLTDRQAIAILELRLYQLTGLERDKIEAEYLELIKLIEELRSILESAEKLNGILKSELLEMRAKYSSPRRTEIVGALGDFRMEDVIPNQGCVITVSHLGFIKRTPVAEYRSQKRGGKGVIGTETYEDDFVERLFTASTHDYILFFTTRGQCLANKVYDIPEGNRTSKGKSVSSFLRLDEGEKIASMLCVQDFAADRYLVMATKRGIIKKSALSDFTNATRESGLIGINLAEGDTVIDAVLTTGDDELILVSHEGLAVRFRERDPETGSDLFRPTGRATGGVTGMRFKLESDFLQCIEVVDHKAKFLVASEAGLGVRTRFEDYRLINRGGSGVWAIDLPEDGSVKLAGALSVRDNDEVMLLTVKGQSIRCPVKDIRETNRGAKGVKLLTLAEGDKLLSIARIVETEEEQDAHGGDDPGDAAPEAPAS, encoded by the coding sequence ATGTACGCGTCCAACGAGAAACTTTTCACGGCGAACATCACCGACATCATGCAGACAGCCTACATCGACTACTCGATGTCGGTCATTGTCGCCCGCGCGCTGCCTGATGCCCGTGACGGACTCAAGCCCGTGCAGCGCCGCATCCTCTACGCCATGCTGCGCCTGGGCCTGCTGCACAATCGCAGCTTCAACAAGTGCGCCAAGGTGGTCGGCGAGGTGCTCGGCAACTATCATCCCCACGGCGACGCCTCGGTCTACGACACGCTGGTCCGTCTCGCCCAGACCTGGGTTGTGCGCTACCCGCTGATCGATCCGCAGGGCAACTTTGGTTCAGTCGACGGCGACATGCCCGCCGCCTACCGCTACACCGAGTCACGCCTGGCGGCGATCGCGGAGGAGTTGCTGCGCGACATCGATGAGGAGACCGTCGACTTCGTTCCCAATTACAACGAGGAGACAACCGAGCCGACGGTCCTTCCCGCCGCCCTGCCCAATCTTCTGCTCAACGGCTCGACGGGCATCGCGGTCGGCATGGCCACCAACATCCCGCCGCACAACATCAACGAGATCATCGACGCCACCTGCGCCATCATCGATCGCCCAAGCGTGACCCTCGACGAGCTTGTCCAGATCGTCCGCGGACCGGACTTTCCCACCGGCGGCGTCATCGCGGGCCGCGAGGGGATCGACAGCTACCTGCGCACCGGCCGCGGCATCGTCCGCATCCGCGGCAAGGCCCACACCGAGGAGCTCAAGGGCGGCATGGAGCAGATCGTTGTCACGGAGATCCCCTACAACGTCAACCGCTCCAACCTCGTCTCGCGCATCGCCGAGCTCGTCGGCGACAAGCAGATCGAGGGCATCCGCGACCTGCGCGACGAATCCGACGAGAACACGCGCATCGTCATCGAGCTGAAGCGCGGCGAGCAAAGCCGCGTCGTCATCAACCAGCTTTTCCAGAAGACAGCCCTCGAATCGTCCTTCGGTGTCAACCTGCTTGCGCTCGACCACAAGCGCCCGAAGCAGATGAACATCAGGGAACTGATCGACTGCTATCTTGAGCACCGCCGGGAAGTCATCACCCGACGCACCCGCTTCCGGCTCCGCGAGGCCGAGGACCGCGCGCACATTCTCGAGGGCTACAAGATCGCCCTCGACAACCTCGACGACTTTGTCCGCATCATCCGCTCCTCATCCAGCCGCGATGACGCCAGGGAAAAGCTGATGGCAAAGTATCCCCTGACCGACCGTCAGGCGATCGCCATACTGGAGCTGCGCCTCTATCAGCTCACCGGACTCGAACGTGACAAGATCGAGGCCGAGTACCTCGAGCTCATCAAGCTGATCGAGGAGCTGCGGAGCATTCTGGAGTCCGCCGAAAAGCTGAACGGAATCCTCAAGTCCGAACTGCTCGAAATGCGCGCGAAGTACTCCTCACCCCGCCGCACGGAGATCGTCGGCGCGCTCGGTGACTTCCGCATGGAGGACGTCATCCCGAACCAGGGCTGCGTCATCACCGTCTCCCATCTCGGATTCATCAAGCGCACACCCGTCGCCGAATACCGCTCGCAGAAGCGCGGCGGCAAGGGTGTCATCGGCACGGAAACCTACGAGGACGACTTCGTCGAACGGCTGTTCACCGCAAGCACACACGACTACATCCTGTTCTTCACCACCCGCGGCCAATGCCTGGCCAACAAGGTGTATGACATTCCGGAGGGCAACCGCACGTCGAAGGGCAAGTCCGTATCGTCGTTCCTTCGGCTCGATGAGGGCGAAAAGATCGCATCCATGCTCTGCGTGCAGGATTTCGCCGCGGATCGCTACCTGGTGATGGCCACAAAGCGCGGAATCATAAAGAAAAGCGCCCTCTCCGATTTCACCAACGCAACCCGCGAGAGCGGATTGATCGGCATCAACCTTGCGGAAGGCGACACCGTCATCGATGCGGTCCTCACAACCGGCGACGATGAACTGATTCTCGTTTCGCACGAGGGCCTGGCCGTTCGCTTTCGCGAGCGCGACCCTGAAACCGGAAGCGACCTTTTCCGCCCCACAGGCCGGGCAACTGGAGGCGTCACGGGCATGCGTTTCAAACTCGAAAGCGACTTCCTCCAGTGCATCGAAGTCGTCGACCACAAGGCAAAGTTCCTCGTGGCCAGCGAGGCCGGACTCGGCGTGCGCACGCGTTTCGAGGACTACCGCCTCATCAACCGCGGCGGCAGCGGGGTGTGGGCGATCGATCTGCCGGAGGACGGCTCGGTGAAGCTCGCCGGCGCCCTCAGTGTCCGGGACAATGACGAGGTCATGCTCCTGACCGTCAAGGGCCAGAGCATCCGCTGTCCGGTGAAGGACATCCGCGAGACCAACCGCGGCGCCAAGGGCGTGAAGCTGCTCACGCTGGCGGAAGGCGACAAGCTCCTGAGCATCGCCCGAATCGTCGAAACCGAGGAGGAGCAGGATGCCCATGGAGGAGACGACCCGGGCGACGCCGCACCGGAAGCGCCCGCCTCCTGA
- a CDS encoding GxxExxY protein: MKRVLVPERIEALVTQTCHAALAVHRALGPGLLESAYQECLAIELRYLGLPIEREKQVPVVYRGQTIPHAYRLDLIIDGLLLVELKAVEVIDPIHRVQVLTYLKLLQLPLGLLINFNAPLLKDGIHRVLNLDFQSDAMATSTSPRSFAPSRLRV, from the coding sequence ATGAAACGGGTTTTGGTTCCTGAAAGGATCGAGGCGCTGGTCACCCAGACCTGCCATGCGGCGCTGGCAGTTCACCGTGCGCTTGGTCCAGGGTTGCTCGAAAGCGCCTATCAGGAATGTCTGGCGATTGAGCTTCGTTATCTTGGACTTCCGATCGAACGCGAAAAACAGGTCCCCGTTGTCTATCGCGGGCAAACAATCCCTCACGCCTACCGACTGGACCTGATCATCGACGGTTTGCTCCTCGTTGAGTTGAAGGCCGTGGAGGTGATTGATCCGATCCACCGGGTGCAGGTGCTCACCTACCTTAAATTGCTCCAGCTTCCCCTCGGCCTTCTCATCAATTTCAACGCACCCCTGCTCAAGGATGGCATCCACAGAGTCCTGAACCTGGACTTCCAATCCGACGCAATGGCCACCTCAACTTCCCCGCGTTCCTTCGCGCCCTCGCGCCTTCGCGTTTAA
- the gyrB gene encoding DNA topoisomerase (ATP-hydrolyzing) subunit B has product MSDSSDEQKLSKAQAGAADYDASKIQKLEGLEGVRKRPDMYIGDTNERGLHHCVFEVVDNSIDEALAGFATIVRVTVHLDGSCSVEDDGRGIPVDIHPVYKIPALELVLTNLHAGGKFGKGAYQVSGGLHGVGAKCVNAVSEWFEAEVRRGGKVYQMRFAQGITTQKMQVIGDTRKTGTKITFKPDPEIFKTTREFQYDILAKRLRELAFLNPGIRIELNDDRAQKTDAFFFKDGITEFVRFLNTNKNVVHEKPITFGDSVPNEVNASLPNIVVDVAMQYNDSYNDQVFAYANSIYNIEGGTHLSGFRTALTRVINTFARGNNLIKEKDPSITGDDVREGLTAVISVKVPEPRFEGQTKTKLSNGEVDGIVQRIVGEKLKFFLEANPAIGKRIIEKTLNAARAREAARKARETVRKGALSGGGLPGKLADCSERDPALTELYIVEGDSAGGSAKQGRDRRFQAILPLRGKLINTEKARIDKVLANEEIRTLITACGTGIGEGDEAVGGFNVERARYHKIIIMTDADVDGSHIRTLLLTFLFRQMRGLIERGYVYIAQPPLYKIKRKKREQYVDNDEQLNRILLELGSEDVTLTRLKDQHVFSPEQIDRIVEALAALEKLGAGVTRYGANLADYLGSHDRTTRALPRYIARIREGNKEAHEFLNDENARALFVQQHELDAGLSESTESTAVSEKKSGAPARRITVHEIFESTEMSKLLNSIAASGLDVRRFGPTEEARFLMVENPGQKSENRIELHSPLDIVSQIRANGRKGLSIQRYKGLGEMNPKQLFETTMDPEKRRLLKVSINDAAKSDALFTLLMGDEVPPRRQFIEDNALNVQYLDV; this is encoded by the coding sequence ATGTCCGATTCCTCCGACGAGCAAAAACTTTCCAAGGCACAGGCCGGCGCCGCCGACTACGACGCATCAAAAATCCAGAAACTGGAGGGGTTGGAAGGGGTTCGCAAGCGACCCGACATGTACATCGGCGACACCAACGAGCGCGGCCTTCACCACTGCGTTTTTGAGGTCGTCGACAACTCGATCGACGAGGCGCTCGCTGGGTTCGCCACCATAGTCCGGGTCACGGTTCACTTGGATGGATCCTGCTCAGTCGAGGACGACGGCCGCGGCATCCCTGTCGACATCCATCCTGTCTACAAAATTCCCGCCCTTGAGCTGGTCCTGACAAATCTCCATGCCGGAGGAAAATTCGGAAAGGGCGCCTATCAGGTTTCCGGCGGCCTGCATGGCGTCGGTGCGAAGTGCGTCAACGCCGTGTCGGAATGGTTCGAAGCCGAGGTCCGTCGCGGAGGCAAGGTCTACCAAATGCGATTCGCCCAAGGCATCACCACGCAAAAAATGCAGGTGATCGGCGATACAAGGAAAACCGGGACAAAGATCACGTTCAAGCCCGATCCCGAGATCTTCAAGACCACCCGTGAGTTTCAATACGACATTCTGGCAAAGCGGCTGCGCGAGCTGGCGTTTCTCAATCCAGGCATCCGCATCGAGCTGAATGACGATCGCGCCCAGAAGACCGACGCCTTCTTCTTCAAGGACGGCATCACCGAGTTCGTGCGCTTTCTGAACACCAACAAAAACGTTGTTCACGAGAAACCGATCACGTTCGGCGACAGCGTGCCCAACGAGGTGAACGCCAGCCTTCCCAACATTGTCGTCGACGTGGCGATGCAGTACAATGACAGCTACAACGACCAGGTCTTCGCCTACGCCAATTCAATCTACAACATCGAGGGCGGCACCCACCTGAGCGGTTTTCGCACCGCGCTGACCCGGGTGATCAACACCTTCGCCCGCGGCAACAATCTGATCAAGGAGAAGGACCCTTCAATCACCGGCGACGATGTTCGCGAGGGCCTGACCGCCGTCATCAGCGTCAAGGTGCCGGAGCCGCGTTTCGAGGGGCAGACGAAAACCAAACTCTCCAACGGAGAAGTCGACGGCATCGTGCAGCGCATCGTCGGTGAGAAGCTGAAATTCTTCCTCGAGGCGAATCCCGCCATTGGCAAGCGCATCATCGAAAAGACCCTCAACGCCGCGCGCGCGCGCGAAGCGGCCCGCAAGGCGCGCGAAACCGTGCGCAAGGGAGCCCTCTCCGGCGGCGGCCTGCCCGGCAAGCTGGCCGACTGCTCCGAACGCGATCCGGCCCTCACCGAGCTCTACATTGTCGAGGGCGACTCCGCCGGCGGCTCGGCCAAGCAGGGCCGCGACCGTCGGTTCCAGGCAATCCTTCCGCTGCGCGGCAAACTCATCAACACCGAGAAGGCCCGGATCGACAAGGTGCTCGCCAACGAGGAAATCCGCACGCTCATCACCGCCTGCGGAACCGGAATCGGCGAGGGCGACGAAGCGGTCGGCGGATTCAACGTCGAGCGCGCACGCTACCACAAGATCATCATCATGACGGACGCCGACGTTGACGGATCCCACATCCGCACGCTGCTGCTCACGTTCCTCTTCCGCCAGATGCGTGGGCTCATCGAGCGCGGCTACGTCTACATCGCCCAGCCACCGCTCTACAAGATCAAGCGCAAGAAGCGCGAGCAGTACGTCGACAACGACGAACAGCTCAACCGCATCCTCCTCGAGCTCGGTTCCGAGGACGTCACACTCACCCGCCTGAAGGACCAGCACGTCTTTTCGCCGGAGCAGATTGACAGAATCGTCGAAGCGCTGGCGGCCCTGGAAAAGCTCGGCGCAGGCGTCACACGATACGGCGCCAACCTTGCCGACTATCTCGGCAGCCATGATCGCACCACACGCGCGCTGCCGCGCTACATCGCGCGCATCCGGGAAGGCAACAAGGAGGCCCATGAATTCCTGAACGATGAAAACGCCCGCGCGCTGTTTGTGCAGCAGCATGAACTCGACGCCGGCCTTTCGGAATCCACGGAATCAACCGCCGTCAGCGAGAAAAAAAGCGGCGCGCCCGCCCGGCGCATCACTGTGCACGAAATTTTCGAAAGCACCGAGATGTCCAAGCTTCTCAACTCCATCGCCGCATCAGGCCTCGATGTGCGCCGTTTCGGCCCGACTGAGGAAGCCCGCTTCCTCATGGTCGAGAATCCCGGTCAGAAATCGGAAAACCGCATCGAGCTGCACTCGCCGCTGGACATTGTTTCCCAGATTCGCGCCAACGGGCGAAAGGGCCTGAGCATCCAGCGGTACAAGGGCCTCGGAGAAATGAACCCGAAGCAGCTCTTCGAAACCACCATGGACCCCGAAAAGCGGCGCCTGCTCAAGGTCTCGATCAACGACGCAGCCAAGTCCGATGCGCTGTTCACCCTGCTGATGGGCGACGAGGTGCCGCCCCGTCGTCAGTTCATCGAGGACAACGCCCTCAACGTCCAGTACCTCGACGTCTGA
- a CDS encoding Rrf2 family transcriptional regulator has protein sequence MKLSVKVDYACRVLAHMARLRGTETLAHIEQLARVEAVPANYLVQILTELRNGGLIVSRRGKQGGYALARPPEEISLYDILKVIEGDVLELNTASVGQSGRRVTEVWREVRTKLEESCRACTLDKFASKAGDAMYYI, from the coding sequence GTGAAGCTTTCAGTGAAAGTCGACTATGCCTGCCGGGTTCTGGCCCACATGGCGCGTTTGCGGGGAACCGAGACGCTGGCTCACATTGAACAGTTGGCCCGAGTTGAAGCCGTTCCTGCAAATTACCTGGTTCAAATTCTTACGGAATTGCGCAATGGCGGGCTGATTGTCAGTCGTCGCGGGAAGCAGGGTGGCTACGCGCTTGCGCGACCGCCTGAGGAAATCAGCCTCTACGACATCTTGAAGGTGATCGAAGGAGATGTTTTGGAGCTCAATACCGCCAGCGTCGGGCAATCAGGGCGTCGCGTGACGGAAGTCTGGCGCGAGGTGCGCACGAAGCTTGAGGAAAGCTGCCGGGCGTGCACGCTGGACAAGTTTGCATCGAAGGCAGGTGATGCAATGTACTATATCTAA
- the rpsT gene encoding 30S ribosomal protein S20, translating to MANTKSAIKAARKSARLTTRNRAVQTRLKTLHKKFEQAVAKGDLEGIKSAGSLYASAMDRATKSGVVHRNAAARAKSHIAKHSRPKAAAASAS from the coding sequence ATGGCCAACACCAAATCCGCCATCAAGGCCGCCCGTAAGTCCGCCCGTCTCACCACCCGCAATCGCGCGGTTCAGACTCGTTTGAAGACGCTTCACAAGAAGTTTGAGCAGGCGGTGGCCAAGGGAGACCTCGAGGGAATCAAATCGGCTGGAAGCCTTTATGCCTCGGCCATGGATCGTGCGACCAAGTCCGGCGTCGTGCATCGCAACGCCGCCGCCCGCGCGAAGAGCCATATCGCCAAACATTCCCGTCCCAAGGCCGCTGCCGCAAGCGCGAGCTGA
- a CDS encoding 3-methyladenine DNA glycosylase, with protein MVAAANSRREITRIPTPEWQRRRDAHEQRLRSWLDPHQERAARGEKHPVWDFLFSYYAFRPAWLRQWHPGPDVLLEGEEARAFLRWPEYEETMGGVLLDPTHLPEKRRVFVSWLHGLLAAMVARPAYFGCHGLHEWAMVYRQSPDEIRHNAWPLRFDADGIAAVVERGALACTHFDAFRFFTGSAAPLNRHKPTRETAPALEQRGCLHANMDLYKWAFKLAPFTPSELIADCFELACDIREVDMRASPYDLRELGFQPIPIETAAGRNEFEQHQRRFAARAEPLRARLMDLCVILLDSGSPRTAESTGRTQIRIS; from the coding sequence ATGGTGGCAGCAGCAAATTCACGCCGCGAAATCACCCGCATCCCAACCCCGGAGTGGCAGCGGCGCCGTGATGCGCATGAACAGCGCCTGCGATCATGGCTCGATCCACACCAGGAGCGGGCTGCACGCGGGGAAAAGCATCCAGTGTGGGATTTTCTTTTCAGCTACTACGCGTTCCGACCCGCATGGCTGCGGCAGTGGCATCCCGGACCGGATGTTCTGCTCGAGGGGGAAGAGGCGCGCGCTTTCCTTCGCTGGCCCGAATATGAGGAGACCATGGGAGGAGTCCTCCTCGATCCGACGCACCTCCCGGAAAAGCGCCGTGTATTCGTTTCCTGGTTACACGGACTTCTCGCGGCCATGGTCGCGCGGCCGGCGTACTTCGGCTGTCACGGCCTGCACGAGTGGGCCATGGTCTACCGGCAGTCTCCGGATGAAATCCGCCACAACGCCTGGCCCTTGCGCTTCGATGCGGATGGCATCGCTGCAGTGGTCGAGCGCGGTGCGCTGGCCTGCACGCATTTCGACGCATTCCGATTTTTCACTGGATCCGCAGCTCCGCTGAACCGCCACAAACCGACCCGGGAAACCGCTCCCGCTCTTGAACAACGCGGTTGTCTGCATGCCAACATGGATCTCTACAAATGGGCGTTCAAGCTGGCACCGTTCACGCCATCAGAATTGATCGCGGATTGTTTTGAGCTGGCGTGCGACATCCGGGAAGTCGACATGCGCGCGAGCCCCTACGACCTGCGCGAATTGGGTTTTCAACCGATTCCCATCGAGACAGCCGCGGGACGAAACGAGTTTGAGCAGCATCAGCGTCGTTTCGCAGCCCGGGCTGAACCGTTGCGCGCGCGCCTCATGGACCTGTGCGTGATCCTGCTGGATTCAGGATCACCGCGAACCGCGGAATCAACTGGGAGAACGCAAATCCGAATCTCCTGA
- a CDS encoding YhbY family RNA-binding protein has product MSTSLTGAEKSRLRSRGQTLDASLKIGREGGSDAVVQSLNRLLAAHDLVKVRFTAADRSERRSLTALLAASTGSSCVGSVGATALFHRESPPDEA; this is encoded by the coding sequence ATGAGCACCTCACTGACCGGTGCCGAAAAGAGCCGCCTGCGCAGTCGAGGCCAGACGCTCGATGCATCCCTCAAGATCGGACGCGAAGGGGGGTCCGACGCGGTCGTCCAATCCCTCAATCGCCTGCTGGCCGCGCATGATCTCGTCAAGGTGCGCTTCACCGCGGCGGATAGAAGCGAACGCAGGTCCCTCACGGCGTTGCTTGCGGCTTCCACCGGCAGCAGTTGCGTGGGATCGGTCGGCGCCACCGCACTTTTCCATCGCGAAAGTCCCCCGGACGAAGCCTGA
- a CDS encoding FKBP-type peptidyl-prolyl cis-trans isomerase, producing MRNFIVLGGLGLILATIAIVVRQGWLARKDPGTPINSAMRETLAARTPQWSRAEADVLARDFASAHETKSGMRYVIRDPGTGDATPKKGQWVTAHYEGRLFDGTKFDSSYDRGQGPLRFQVGIGRVIAGWDEALLTMHRGEKRTLVIPYWLAYGERGQGKLIPPKAGLIFHVELIDFQ from the coding sequence ATGCGCAACTTCATCGTCCTCGGCGGCCTCGGCCTGATTCTTGCAACCATCGCCATTGTCGTGCGGCAGGGCTGGCTTGCGCGCAAGGATCCCGGCACACCGATAAACAGCGCAATGCGCGAGACCCTCGCAGCCAGGACACCGCAATGGAGCCGTGCGGAAGCCGACGTTCTCGCCCGGGATTTCGCGAGCGCGCACGAGACAAAATCCGGCATGCGCTACGTCATACGCGATCCCGGAACGGGCGACGCGACACCGAAGAAGGGCCAATGGGTCACCGCCCACTACGAGGGCCGCCTCTTCGACGGCACCAAGTTCGACAGCAGCTATGATCGCGGACAGGGCCCACTGCGATTCCAAGTTGGCATCGGACGGGTCATCGCGGGCTGGGACGAGGCGCTCCTGACCATGCATCGCGGCGAGAAGCGCACCCTGGTGATCCCCTACTGGCTCGCCTACGGGGAGCGCGGTCAGGGCAAACTGATTCCACCCAAGGCCGGCCTGATTTTCCACGTCGAGTTGATCGACTTCCAATGA